ACGCGGGAGCTCAAGCTTGAGGTCGTCGCCGTAGTAGGCATGGTATTCCTGCAGCGCCTCGATCATCAGGTAGTTTAGCGGCATCCAGATGGGTCCGCGCCAGTTGGAGTTTCCGCCAAACAGGGCCGTCCTCGATTCCCCGGGCTCGTATTCCACACGGTGTTCGCTCCCGTCGACGTGAAGGACAAACGGTTCGTCAGCATGCTGTTGTGAGAGCGACCGGAGGCCGAAGGGGGACAGAAATTTATTCGGATCCAGGACGCGCTCCATTACGCGTACGAGTTTGCTCCTGTCAACGAGCGACAGAAGTCTCCGGTTGTTGCGACCCGGCAGTCCCATGCCCGAGATGTGTTGCATCAACTCGGGCCTATACTCCGCGAACCATTCCATCCTCCGGCGAAAGCGTGGAAGCATCTCAAGGAGTTCGGGCTCAATCACTTCAACAGCAAGCAGCGGGATGAGTCCGACAAATGAGCGAACGCGGATGGGGTGGTATCGGTCGTCCGGTGTGTGGATCAGATCGTAGTAGAATCCATCTTTGTCGTCCCACAATCCAGTGCCGCCGCACCCGTCGTTGATGGCACTCGCGATGTAGACGAAATGCTCGAAGAACTTTGTCGCCACGTCTTCATAGGCCGGTCGGGTTCGTGCCAACTCGAGCGAGATGCGCAGCATATAGAGACAATACATGCCCATCCACGCCGTGCCGTCCGCCTGCTCCAGATAACCGCCGGTAGGAATCGGTTTGCTACGATCGAACAGGCCGATGTTGTCGAGTCCAAGGAATCCGCCCTGGAAGACGTTGTTGCCACCGTGGTCCTTTCGGTTCACCCACCACGTGAAGTTGAGCAGGAGTTTGTGATAGACCCGTTCGAGGAAGACCGTATCCGCCTCGCCCGTCACCTGTCGACTGATTTCGTACACACGCCACGCGGCCCACGCGTGTACCGGCGGATTAACGTCACTCAGGTTCCATTCGTACGCCGGTATCTGACCGTTCGGATGCATGTACCATTCGCGCAGAATGATCGTCAGTTGCCGCCTTGCCCATTCCGGATCGATCATCGCTATGGGTAGTGTATGAAAGGCCAGGTCCCATGCAGCAAACCACGGGTATTCCCACTTGTCGGGCATCGACATGACGGCGACGGAATAGAAGTGTCGCCAGTCACTGTTGCGCCCCTTGTGTCGGCGCGGCGAAGGCGGCGGCTGGGCGGGGTCACCCTCCAGCCAGAGGTCGACGCTGTAGTGATAGAACTGCTTGTTCCAGAGCAGTCCGGCAAGCGCCTGTCGCTGTACGCGCCGCTGATCTTCCGT
Above is a genomic segment from Rhodothermales bacterium containing:
- a CDS encoding glucosidase gives rise to the protein MAYGEDADQKRLLDSEQRRADWKHWGPYVAERAWGTVREDYSPNSDVWGHFPYEHARSRVYRWNEDGLGGFCNRFQNACLGVALWNGKDSHLKERLFGLDGTEGNHGEDVKEHYYYLDGLPSHAYMKMLYKYPHAAFPYERLREANRARTRNEPEFELFEALRDDFIENRYFDVFIEYAKVDPEDIVCRITAINRGPEPAELHILPHFWFRNTWTWGYHVDRPHPMMEEASEDGVLAAHGNHHHLGERWWYAAEHVSGSDGGRLLFTDNETNFKRLWEEPNPTVYVKDGINDCVVGGLTECVNPEMKGTKVAGWFHRLIAPGESFVINVRFADHAVSNPFDSVDDIFAKRIEECDAFYETIHRDSLTEDQRRVQRQALAGLLWNKQFYHYSVDLWLEGDPAQPPPSPRRHKGRNSDWRHFYSVAVMSMPDKWEYPWFAAWDLAFHTLPIAMIDPEWARRQLTIILREWYMHPNGQIPAYEWNLSDVNPPVHAWAAWRVYEISRQVTGEADTVFLERVYHKLLLNFTWWVNRKDHGGNNVFQGGFLGLDNIGLFDRSKPIPTGGYLEQADGTAWMGMYCLYMLRISLELARTRPAYEDVATKFFEHFVYIASAINDGCGGTGLWDDKDGFYYDLIHTPDDRYHPIRVRSFVGLIPLLAVEVIEPELLEMLPRFRRRMEWFAEYRPELMQHISGMGLPGRNNRRLLSLVDRSKLVRVMERVLDPNKFLSPFGLRSLSQQHADEPFVLHVDGSEHRVEYEPGESRTALFGGNSNWRGPIWMPLNYLMIEALQEYHAYYGDDLKLELPR